aaataaaccaaccaATACGGGATgtaacacatcctaatactataaTCGTTTAGGATGTGTTACATCTGTCAGCAGGCGTGGTGCAATGCTTTCACCTCCACTGGACCAGGCACCTTCTCCGCCGCAGGCAGGGTTTTGGGTCTAGGTGGTCTCCCATCCGCCATAGCAGTGCCTCTGCCGGCCGgcaagcagaaaaaaaaaacatcatcagCCAGGGTTCAAAATTCCGGAATGAAATTTTCGAAATTTTGGTCCTATCGGGAACCACCCCCTCCCTAGGTACAATATTATttcggttgatttttttttaatatttcatgaattttggcaatatttgttcaaatttaactgaattttattcaaattttcgGAACTAAATTTCGTTCTATCGGCAACTCTATCGGCAACCCCGATACAAATATCCAAAAAGAAAGATTGAACCCTATCGTCGTCAGCCCATCACCACCGAGCTGTTTTCCCTTCATTCCCTTGTGAGTAAATCCCATCTTTAGGCCTTCCATGTTAGATCTGTACCCTTGGTCTGGTCTAGAGTCTGGACATGTGCTATTTGTGTAGTACTATGAACTACATTTTCACTTGTGTTTGGTGAAATCTGTTATTCTACTCTTGTTTCCACTTGGTGAAATCTTCTAGTTGCTGGCTCTATTTGTGTAGCCTACACTTAGAATTGATATTGTAACCATGATGGATCAGTTCACTAGtctagtagtagtattttttttcttgaataatTGGCAGTCGGCAAGCTTAATTACTTCACCAACTTGATTTATTATAAGAGATTATTATAGTAAGAGATAGTTAGAGGAACTGAACAAAATTAATATATGGAATTGGCAGTACCAATACTAGTATTGTATTGCTATTTCTTTGGAGAGGTTAATTAATTTTCTGTATGTATTTTTAATTTacatgtgtgtgtctatatatataaacatatcaccgtatccttattttttaaaaaatggcttATGTTTGTATCATCATACTACGTATTTGTATCCCCGTATCTCGGTAACATAGGCTCCTCCTAAAGTGGAAGCCAAACTCATGCATTCAGAAAAAAAACTCACACAACCAAAGAAAGGCAGTTGATGAGCAAATATAAACTCTTTGTTGAGTggtataaataaatataaatcaACATTTGTCAGCCCTAAAAGGCTAAAACTGTGTTACGATGGTTACTTTAAGAgcacatataaaaaataattaaaattataaatttcattagttgtttttttaaaaaaaaactagaaaaaatacccgtacgTTGTAATGGgtgaattttattttaatcttattattgttatacgttTAGCTAGGATGAAATTTactgtgagaattcgcttggatatttttttaatttcttatacgactttttttttatttccaaaaacaaacgaacttaaaatttaactcataCATGAATCTGTATCttcaaaagcgaacaaacttaaaaaccgactcaaatacgaatgacgtaccaaaataccggcaaattttttttcaatttttataatagtagagataatatggatatgtatttccaaaaaactaacgaacttaaaaatcgactcatacacagatgacgtaccaaaccaccgacaaaaatatcttcaatttttataatagtagataaATGTTCTCTACGCAGTACCACTAAGactgagttcatttaagcataTATCTATTTGTAGAAATATCATTAGTACATTAACTAcgtattaaatattataaatttgtgtatatatatatatatatataaagtttctttttaaaaaaacaatttaacCGTCggggagattttttttaacaataaaGTTGCTGCAGCTATTTCCTGTTTACAACTGGGCCAAAGAGATTATACCGTTAAACAGTATAGAAAACATGCCGTTTAATGTAATCCGTAATgcgtaaaaaaaaagacaaatactcaataaataaaacccccccaaaaaaagagaagaaaactaGCCCAGACCCCTCCTCACACCAGGCgactccccgtcgccgccgccgcatcgccgcctcCGCATCGCCGCCGTCTCGGAGCGTCTCCTCAGCAACCCACCGTTGAGGCTCCAGGTAGGTATGGCCCCGGTTCAATTCTTGTGCACGTATTTTGCCCAAATCCATCGTTCAGTCCAAGATTTGAGATAGCACTGTCGCCATAGCAGGTTCTTGGCTGGGAATAATCGAGCCCCTTCATCTGTAGAAGCAGTAGTTACATTGCAAAATCACACTAAACGTATTAGGGTATTCGGCTTAATTAATACTACTACCCAGTGAACTTTGGTTTGTCTGCTCATGGGGAACATCTAAAATCAAACGAATTTTGTCTTCATGTCACTTGTCCCATATTTACAACCTTAATAATGGATTGGATTGCTCAGTTTTAAGGTTTTTTTATTTAACCGCGCACAAATTCCTGCTTTCGCCGCTGTTTATTAACATGTTTTTACTTGGCAGATGAAGGAACCTTCCGATCCGCCCATGTCAGCGTTATCGCACACAGAAGGTGATTCTTCCGGCTTCACAAGAAACAACGATAGGAATGATGATGCAGTTGGTGGGGAAGATTCGACTTCTTCATATCAGCCATGTATGTGCCATCGTAATTAGTTTCCAAAACTTTTTGATAGTAATAATTTCTGAATAGCTCAGACAGTCAATTTGTGTTCTACTTCTACTCTGTGGACAATTTCTTTCTCATTCTGCAGGTAACAGTATGAAATGCAAAGATGGTACCCAAATTATGTCTCTCGCAAATGAGGATGTATCAAACCTGGCATCGGTTTGTTCTTTGATTACTCATCCTCTTTTTATACAACACAATCTCTTCAATTAATCTGCTATCGGTGACCAGATTACCTGAAGTGTTATATATCTTTCTAAACTATAAATACTTTGGAGCAGTTAAGTAAAGAAACTAATAGGACCCAAGAGATGTTGTACTAATGGCGCGATTGGTTTATAAATAAATCTGTAGTTAGATTTCTGGTTGTACCATCACTCCATCAGAAATAGGATCATGTGTACTTGACTAAGATAGCACAGCGAACAAAATCGTTGTTCAGTAATTATGTGCTAAGACAAGTATGAGTTAATTCAAACATTAAATCTGTGGATAGCATGCCCTAGATCCAAACATAGCAATTTTGTTTAACAACATACAAACAACTCTTCCCTTTCTCAGGATTGTCAAGAGCCGCCTTCAGAATCCAACCATGCTATTTCCCATGGGTCAAATACAGATTCTAAGGAAGAAATGTCATCGGGAAGTGGGTATCGTAGGCAGCAGTCTTGCTTTTCTTCATCAACCTGTTCTTGGAGAAGTTCTTCTGAAGTAGAATCAGTGTCAAGTACTCCAGACGGGTCAGGAGATGTAGTTGGGAACATGAGCGTCAGAAGCAAAACCTTTGAGCGAAGGCCAGATCACATTGCTTCATATCCTTCTGCTAGTCCTGACATAAGAAGGTTGTATGCAGCAGAAGGTAAAGCTGATTTTACCTTAGATTATCATTCAGAAGAACGCTGGTCCAGAAGATCCAATCAATCTACTGCCTTTCGAACCAGCAATGGTCAATCTATTGAACACCACAGTGAGGTATGGTTGTGGATCCCTTTGACTACACAATAAATTTTGTCTATATATACAGTTTCTGTATTTGGCATGTCTATTAAACGATTAAAGACTGTATATGGGTGTTTACTAATTTTAGTTTTATCATCAAAACAGATAGTTGACATACCTAGACAGGCCAATTCCATGGATGAGACTACTTCCTCTTCAAGTCAATGGAGTTTTGACAATTGGGGACCTTCACTGCCAAGAGGGATGCAGTATGGTGATGAGATCCCTTCTCTGTCTAGTCAGAACTATGGTGCTAGAATCCCCTCGCTTTCAAGTAGACAAAGTTATGGTGATGAGATTCCGTCACTATCTCGCAATTGTAACTACGCGAGTAGACAAAGTTATGGTGATGAGATTCCATCGCTTTCTTCTCGCCATTGTAACTCGTTCTCAAGTAGACAAAGTTATGGTGATGAGATTCCATCACTTTCTCGCCATTGTAACGCACGCTCAAGTAGACAAAATTACGGTGATGAGATTCCATCGCTGTCTAACTCTGACTATCAGTGCTACCAAGATAGGATACCTTTGCATCATCGTCAATGGTGCCATGATGCTGAGGCACATCCACAGCTAAACTACGGGCGAGGTGCTTCTCATGGCAATCGTTACTCAAGAGACAGTTTTGTCAGTAGTATTGCTACTAATCAGAGGTTCAAGATGGGCACAGGCAAACATACTGTCACAAGATCTGATCATCATAGGACTATTAAGAACGATAATGTATGCAAACATTCTGATGATACATTGGAGCAAGTTCGTGGTCCCCGTGCAAACAAATTGGAAAATGCAACAAGATCCAAGATACAGGAAGATATCAGAAGTCCTTTGGTCCGTAGGGATCAGTTTAACAGACCAGACTTTATAGTTGAGTATGAACAAGCCAAGTTCTTTATGATAAAGTCATATAGTGAAGATGATATTCATAAAGGTATCAAATACAATGTTTGGGCAAGTACACCACATGGGAACAATAAGCTGGATGCAGCTTTTCGTGAAGCTCAGATTTTAATTAAGGAAAAGGGCAAAAAGTGCCCTGTCTTCCTATTCTTTTCGGTTAGTGATCAAATTCTATTCTTGTTATATGGCCCTTTATTTTCATGGTTTAGTATTTTAAGCCCTTAAGGGCATGTGTCCTCATTTTCTTGCATGTAATCCAAATGGTTATGAAACAATTATGACAGCATAGTTACATAGATAGTGTAATCTATCACTCTACAACCTACacgtggaaaaaaaaaatacattacaTACAAGAAACAAGAGCACGTGCTGGTACGCTTAAAACCCATCTCCAATAATGGATGTTTGAGCAAAATAGTTGACATAACGGCAAGTTTCTATTATGAGATTGAACTGCTGTTTACTAGCACGTTTTTGACTTTTCTGTCtttctaaatatttgttttctttattagtatATTCGTTGGGTTGATTATTTCATCTGTATCGTGTGATCTCCTTAAAAGGCAATTTTACTTGAAATTACATTGCAGATACATCTGCCATTAAATTTTGTGATGAATTTCTCCAGAAGAGAGAGACTTAATCCACCACATATACTTTGTGCTGCTGAAAGTTTGAATTACACACCTTTTGCGCTGGATGGTACTATGGCTATTTTATATCATGCATCCCTTCATCCCCTGGCAAAATTTCAAGATAGTTGCTTCTTTGTGTTCCCTATTTCAGGTTAATTCCAGTGGCCAGTTTGTAGGATTGGCTGAGATATTAGGCCCTGTTGATTTCAAGAAGACCATGGACTTTTGGAAACTAGATAGATGGAATGGCTTTTTCCCTGTAACCTGGCACATTATAAAGGACATTCCGAATAGGCTCTTCAAACATATAACTCTTGAAAATAATGACAACAGAATTGTTACTTTCAGCAGGGACACTCAGGAGGTACCATGCATCCACTTCTTTGTTTTTTCGTGCTGAAAAATTCCATCACGTATGGTTGTTTCATTTAGAAAATGGATGGTTTCCCCTATTTTGGTACATAGCACATCACTTCAAGATAAGTTTATTCTGTAATAAATTCCATGGTAGCAGGTGTACTGAGATTCCTCCTGTGAACAAAGGCGGTGCTATCTGATAATGAATGCTATATCTCACATCATTTATCCGTGCTCTCTTTAATATGTTTTCATATGACTTAATTTTGTAATTTCTTAGTTTCTAAACCTTTTTGATCTGATATCCTTTTTCACGTTATGTAGATTGGCCTACTCCAGGGTCTgaaaatgttgaaaattttcaaggaTTATGACCAGGAAACGTCACTTCTGGACgattttaatttttatgaaGAAAAGGAAAGTGCACGATGTGCCAAAAAGGGAATAAATGCAGAGTCGACACATGAAGCTAGACTATTGTTTTTTGGAACAGGAGCTAGACACTCTGATGACTTCAAATCAATGGTATGTGCATTTTTATTTAAAGCTGTGTGATATCAACTAAGGTTCCGTTTGACATTGAGGTGGATTATGATAATTTTATTTAGTGTGACTGCTTCTAGTAGTTTTGGCATTTGGTAgactgttttttcttttaatttaagTAGCAGAAGCAATTGTGGGAGACATGACAGTTGCTTAACATATTTTCTCTAACTTTACATTGATTTGTAAGACGACTACAATGACTATAAATGTACATCTCTACAGCAACTTAAAAACCAAGCACAATTAGCATGGCATAGCATAGCAACCATAAACTGAGCCTAAGTAATATCTTTTAATAATCGCGGCATGTAAAGAGGACAGTCAATCTTATTGTGTAGCTGCTTCTGATGGAAATTTTCCTGGTTCCCGAGTGTGTCTGTTTTGGTCTATATGTCCAAATTCGAGCTGTTTTCTACGCAGTCATCGGAATACATGAGTTTGTGATAGCTCAGTATTCAGAAAaccaaacaaattacagatGATACAAAAAGAAGGCAAAAACCTAAGAGGATAAGTCTGGCACTCGGTTACGGCACAAGTTCACGGTTATCACCGAGTTTCAATAACCACTcttgaaaataattaaaaatatagaAAGCAGACTAAAAAATGgcatgcttgatttttttttctatttttctgggGAATCCCCAGTTATGACACAAGGTGCAGGGCTTGGCTCAGTAATGCAAACATGAACACCGATAGTGTGTAGCTGCTGTTATTATATTGACCTTTTTTTTGGAGAGCTGTGCATCATTATATTGACATATTTCTGATGATGTTTATTTTCATTTGTAGGAAAATTTAGAGGCAAGCATGGAGAATACAATTTTATATTAATCCAGATCGTTATGCCGTGCAATTGAAATAAGAAGCTTGATTGGTCAGTGAAGAAGTTGTAGTCTTGGCACTTGCAAAACCATTTTTGGTCCAGCAAGGAAAGGCAAGATTAATTGGGTGTTTGTATAGTGCATATGTTCCCTAAAGTATTTAACTGGTTGCAAACTTACATGGACTAGTTTATCTGTATTATTAAGTTGTACTACTTGATTACTTGTAAGTGGTTGATGgtttcttcctttcttttgtTGCCAATAACGATTAATCAGCTGGTTGTTTGTCACTGCGTGTTCAATGCTTGGTAGCGCTACAGTTAAGGCAGAATATCTAAATTGATAATCAGATAATCATCAGCAAACATTGGCAACAATCCTCCGGTGATAACACCCATTCGTGCActgtttttcttgtttttcctCGAAAAATTTAACGCGTGATAggctattttgcaaaaaataacTCATCGTGTGTGTATAGAAGTCTGTCATAGATCCTCACACATCTGACGACTCGTGCTCTTTCTTCTAAAAAGACCTTGtattttataaacaaatataatacAAAGAAGAGAAGGATTAGTGTTGTATAAATATGGAAACTAATTCTTCTAAAGGTTGCAGCAACAGGGTATATCAACTTCAAAACAGTAAAAAATAGGGATGCTCTTATCAGTGGAGTTGattcattcttgctcaatcaaATGAAGTAAATACACCACATGTGCATTTGATGAGGAGCATTTCAGTCGGTTTGTCAAACGCGCACAACCATTTGGACGAAATTTGATTCTAAAATTCCCATTGAACAAAGATATCAAAGTAGAACAGCAGCAACACGAACAAATTCGGTACAATGTATTTGCAGATACTCTATACAACAAATGGCCAAACTGCTCACGAGGCAGCCCTGCTTATGATGCATCTCCACAACACCAACAGAGCTTAAGAGCATTTTTGGTTGAGCAAGTGTCAAGCCCTAAGCATGCCAATTTCAGCTATTCTCTACATCATATTACAGAAGGCTTTGTGAACACAACACGGATGGAATGCACCTAGATAATCCAATTAACCCATTTGCCTCGGGTCTTCTACTGCAGGGATGAACACAATATGTTGCCATTCAAAGCAGCAGACCACCTGCAACTCCACTAGTCCACTGACATTTTTTTAGGATCATGCAAGGAATCATCAACGATTCATGGTGATCGAATTTCACAACGAGCAACGAAGGTTTATTACCCAGGTGGTGCATTAGGATCGCTCCTCCGACCTTGATCTTACAAATCTCCGGCGACTCCTTGGTCTTTGAACATCTTCATCTAGGTTTTCCTCCtcatcgtcctcgtcctcgtcttcATATTGGAGACCTAGTAAGTTCTCTCCCCATAAATAACGGCGCCTCTGCCTTCTCAGGCCCCTCGATGAGCCTCTTATCTCATCTCCTGATCTCATCGGACTACTACTGATCATATGGAACAGAAAGAATGTTGTCAACAAAGATCCACTTGGTTCATTTGGCATGCCTCCTTCCTGGTCAGGTGAAAACATGTCACCCCCTTCAACAACATAATCACCAAACACAACTGCTCCGGGCATAGCCGACCTGATTGCACTTAGTATGTCACCATATTCACGCTGGTGCTCCAGGCGGTGCCATGCACGGCGTCTTGATGGATCCACATCAGCAGGCCTTGTTGTGGGATGGACTCTCCGGGCATGTCTACGGAGCTCCCTGTAGTTGCCAGAAAATGCACATGTTTCCCGCGAGCAAGATCTCGACTTCTCATCCAAATATTCTCTGGCCTCTTTGATGATCTTCCAGCCTTTGACAGTGCCCCTACATAATGGGCATGCCAATTGGTTCAAGCGTGTCAGTTCACTTGACTCCACAGTGCTACTGCTCTCTCTTTGCTGAGCTTCCAAAGTCAAATCTAGATCTTGATTATAGCTATTTTCTCCCTGCTGTCCAGATAGGCCAGCAGAGCTTTGGATAGCATCTCGATGATTGAAAATTTCATGGGATTCAGATATGCCTGTTTGGATTTCTCCAGTGGGATCAAAATGAGATCTCTGGGGTACATTTTGGCTACTTATGTCCCTAGGCAACGATGAACTTTGCTGTGACGAACCGTCATTGTGGTCTACTTTCATTTTCTTGAACCTGTCTAGGCAATTCGAATGTCTATAGCTTGTATCGCATATATAGGATCTGCATCCTTTGTCATGGGAACTGCACAGCAGAAGAACAGCATTGTGGGGATGATCCATGCAAATTGGGCACAATGCATCGTCCCATTCCTTGTGCAGGGCAGCAATATTTGCATCTGCAGTTGGCATCTTGAACAAACTGCTCTCTGCATTTGGCATCTTCAATAAGCTTGTTCAAGGATCACTGAAAAGTAACAGCAAGTTAAAACTAGCATTGAGTGCACATATCTAACAATTGCCGCATCTGCATTCAGCATTGGGACTATAATTATATGATGCATACAGTTTGCTATAAGAAAATGCCCATACGATGCAAGCAGACAAATGTAGAGGCTAACAAACTTCAACAGTTTTATACATAAGAAGCAGCTTTTCACCTTCAATCAACGCAGCCTCAAATTTCTAATAAAATGCATGGGTTCAGATTTCAATTAAGACCATTACTTTGCATATATTGAATCAACAGCTATTAAGTTGATTTCACACATCCAATCAACAGTGAGTGTGCTGAcggcacaaaaaaaaaacagtgagtGTGCTGCGGTCAGAGGGTTAAAAGTAACTAAGCATAAATGATGAACTTATACGAGAGAGACAAGATATCTTAATGTATCTTATTCCTTCTTAAGTCCAAGACCTATGCTTAGTGGCTCCCAGCATACATGCATAAATTCCCAATGTTTTAACTTTTAACATGTTTCCTAGTTGCCGATGAGTTATTTGCTATATATGATAGCATAGCTTTCCAATCTGTTGATGGTTGGTAATACACATGTCATTCAGCTGAACTATCTAAACAATTTGGGATCCCAAATAAACAATGTTAAACCAAACATAGAGTTGAGAAAAATAAGATGCATCAATGAGTATGTTTGCACAAGGGACATCATTCATATCTTAATATAATGTTAAAAAAGATGAACAAGTTACCTGAAACCTGCAATACAGTTCAACTTGTTGGAGCTGCCACGCGACGCCAGCGAGCGCAATCCTGGGATTTCCTCAAGCCCTTCATGAAGACACACACATCCAATCAGAAATGCAGTGCTATAAGTACTGAATCCAGGGGCGGATCTAACATGGGAACATGGAgggttcagttgaacccccCAATCCTTTTGGGAGCAAACAAAGTGCTATTAGTATTAAGATTTTAAGGCAAATAATTTCTAGaacagaagctagggttaatCCGCAAGCAgattcgagaaaaaaaatacatggaaaaaaaaaggacgcgTGTGACGGATCGGATGGATCCTCACCAGCGGCGGGGAGCAGCAGCAGGGCGACGAACGACTGCGGCGCTGCTCTGCTCTACTcgcgggatggatggggatcggcgatggcggcgaacTCGCGAGGAGTCGGAGTCCACGGCGAGCGGACGGGGGATTTCCTCAATCTTTTCTTCTTAGGCACAAATTACGCAGGGATATGGGATACCTTTCCTAACTTTTTTATACTTTCTTTTTTATACTTTCATTCAactaatatgttttttaatcgaatatataattaatttcttTCCTAATTCATGAGCATGAAAAATGTATATTAATGTTCTAAGATTTCAAATTATAGTATTAATATATGGAATTTACGATATaagatttgaattttttttattattgaaaAATGTGGCACCAcatacaatagtcccggattaATATTACCCTAATTAAGTACCATGTAAATATATTGtcattgaaaataaaatatgccATTGCAATTCATCGATTTATAAAGATgatattataattttataactatttaatataAGCCACTAATTAATCCTTCAgtgcattaaaaaaatatattcttttgtTATTTGTCCTCTTTCCCT
This window of the Oryza sativa Japonica Group chromosome 4, ASM3414082v1 genome carries:
- the LOC107280522 gene encoding uncharacterized protein, translating into MPNAESSLFKMPTADANIAALHKEWDDALCPICMDHPHNAVLLLCSSHDKGCRSYICDTSYRHSNCLDRFKKMKVDHNDGSSQQSSSLPRDISSQNVPQRSHFDPTGEIQTGISESHEIFNHRDAIQSSAGLSGQQGENSYNQDLDLTLEAQQRESSSTVESSELTRLNQLACPLCRGTVKGWKIIKEAREYLDEKSRSCSRETCAFSGNYRELRRHARRVHPTTRPADVDPSRRRAWHRLEHQREYGDILSAIRSAMPGAVVFGDYVVEGGDMFSPDQEGGMPNEPSGSLLTTFFLFHMISSSPMRSGDEIRGSSRGLRRQRRRYLWGENLLGLQYEDEDEDDEEENLDEDVQRPRSRRRFVRSRSEERS
- the LOC4334996 gene encoding YTH domain-containing protein ECT2, whose protein sequence is MKEPSDPPMSALSHTEGDSSGFTRNNDRNDDAVGGEDSTSSYQPCNSMKCKDGTQIMSLANEDVSNLASDCQEPPSESNHAISHGSNTDSKEEMSSGSGYRRQQSCFSSSTCSWRSSSEVESVSSTPDGSGDVVGNMSVRSKTFERRPDHIASYPSASPDIRRLYAAEGKADFTLDYHSEERWSRRSNQSTAFRTSNGQSIEHHSEIVDIPRQANSMDETTSSSSQWSFDNWGPSLPRGMQYGDEIPSLSSQNYGARIPSLSSRQSYGDEIPSLSRNCNYASRQSYGDEIPSLSSRHCNSFSSRQSYGDEIPSLSRHCNARSSRQNYGDEIPSLSNSDYQCYQDRIPLHHRQWCHDAEAHPQLNYGRGASHGNRYSRDSFVSSIATNQRFKMGTGKHTVTRSDHHRTIKNDNVCKHSDDTLEQVRGPRANKLENATRSKIQEDIRSPLVRRDQFNRPDFIVEYEQAKFFMIKSYSEDDIHKGIKYNVWASTPHGNNKLDAAFREAQILIKEKGKKCPVFLFFSVNSSGQFVGLAEILGPVDFKKTMDFWKLDRWNGFFPVTWHIIKDIPNRLFKHITLENNDNRIVTFSRDTQEIGLLQGLKMLKIFKDYDQETSLLDDFNFYEEKESARCAKKGINAESTHEARLLFFGTGARHSDDFKSMENLEASMENTILY